From Deinococcus aquiradiocola:
AGGGCGTCGAGTCGCGCCTGCAGGTGGAACTGGCGCAGTTGCGGTACATGAAACCGCGCCTGCTGGGGGCGGGGGCGCGCCTGTCGCGCATCGGCGCGTCGGGCGGCAGTGCGGCGGGCGGCGCGATCGGGACGCGCGGGCCGGGCGAGACGAAGCTGGAGCTGGATCGCCGCCGCATCAACGACCGCATCTCGTTCTTGGAAGCGCAGCTGGAGAACGTCGCGGTGCGGCGCGAGGAGCGGCGCAAGAACCGCAGCCGCAACGACGTGCCGGTCGTGAGCATCGTGGGGTACACGAACGCCGGGAAGAGCACGCTGCTGAACGCGTTCACGCACGCCGCCGAGGAACCGAGGCGCGTGCTGGCCGAGAACAAGCTGTTCGCGACGCTGCGGCCCACCAGCCGTCAGGGGTACCTGGAGGGGATCGGGCCGGTGGTGTTCACGGACACGGTGGGCTTCATCCGGGACCTGCCCGCCGACCTGAGCCGCGCGTTCCGCGCGACGCTGGAGGAGATCGGGGACGCGGACCTGCTGCTGCACGTGGTGGACGCCTCCGCGCCGGACGCGGACGCCCGTTACGGCGCGGTGCGGCGCATCCTGTCGGACCTGGACCTGGACGACATGCCGGAAGTGGTGGCGCTCAACAAGGCCGACCACGCCGACCCGGAAGCGCTCGACCGGGAGCGCATGCGGATGGGGGGCGTGGCGATCAGTGCCGTGAGCGGTCAGGGCCTCCCGTGGCTGCGGAGCGTGCTGGCCGACACGCTGCAGCGGCAGGCGGAAGCGCAGGCGGAGCAGGTGGCGCTGGCGCGGCAGGAGCGGGTGCGGATAAAGGCGGAGCTGGAGCGCCCTTCATCCAACCTGCGGCTCGGCGCGGGACAATACCCGCATGATTGACGGTTTCCTGAATACCCTGCGCAAGACGGGCGAGCGCGTGCAGCGGCGCGGCGAGGAGGTCGCGCAGGCGGCCCGGCTGCGGCTGGACATCTTCCAGCTGAACCGCGAGCTGGACGCCCTGTACGCCCGCCTGGGCCGCGCGTATCACGGGAACGCGAGCGTCGCGTCCCTGGAGGAGATCCGCGCGGAGATCGGGCGGGTGGACGAGGAGATCGCGGCCCGTGAGCGCCTGCTGACCGAGCTGGGCGCGGACCTGCAGGACCCGGCCGAGGTGCCCGCAGGGCCCGTCGATCTGAAGAAGTCACCCGTCCCCGCTGCGGGCCGCGCGTCACCGTTCGCGGTGAGTGCCCCGCCCGCCGAACTTCAGGGCGCGGCCACCCCGGCCGCCCGCACCCCGCAGGACGCGCAGACGGCACTCAGCGTCTGGCGTGAAAAGGAGGCCACCCGCATGACCGACGACCACAGCAGCGCGCAGGACCGCGTCACGAACCCCAACGAGGCCGGGACCGGCGAGAAGCTGCAACCGACCGGCAACACCGCCAGCATGGGCAACGAGGCCGCCCGTGACGGCATGGCCCGTCACGAGAACCACCTGAAGGAAGGGGAACTCGCCACGCGCGACCCCGACCCGCTCGCCAGCAAGGACTGACGCCTGCGGCGGTCCTCTGAACACTGCATCGACCGGGCGGGACGGCATCTTCGGGTGCCGTCCCGCTCAACTGTGTGGGGCCAGAGAGGGCCGCTGCCGTACCCTGGACGGATGACGATCATCAGACCGTACGTGACGGGGGACGCGGAGGGATGGGTGCGGCTCACCAACCTCGCGCGCGGGCACGCGCTGAGCGTGGAACGTTTCCTGCAGGGCGAGTTGCGGGAAGGGAGCGCCCCGTGGCGCGTGGTGGCCGTGACGGGCGGCGCGCAGGGCGAGACGGTGGTGGGCGTGGCGGAACTGCGGGCGTTCCCGTACATCCCGGCCGGGTGGCGGCAGGTGACGCTGGCCGTCACGCCGGACGGGCGGGGGTGCGGGGTGGGTCGCGCCCTGGAAGGCGCGGTGCGGGCCGAGGTGGAGCGCCTGCAGGGGACCGGGGAGGGACCGGCGGGCCTCGCCGTGAACGCCCGCGACGACGACCCGGACAGCCGCGCGTGGGCGGAGCGGCGGGGTTTCGCGCTGCACGCGCACCGCTTCGCGAGCGAACTGGACCTGCGCGCGGCCCAGCCGGGGCCCGAGTGGCCGGACGGTGTGCGCGTGCGCGACATGACGCGCGCCACCGGCGCCGACTGGGCACGCCTGGAAGGCATGTACGCGGACCTGCTCCTGCAGACGCCGGACCTGGCGGGACAGCCGCGCTGGACGCCGGAACAGGTGCGGGCCTCGGTGCGGGACGAGCGCAGCCTGCCGGAGTGGCTGCTGATCGCGCAGGGGCCGCCCACGCCGGAAGGGGACGGGGAATGGCTGGGGGTGTGCCAGGGCACGCGGATCAGCACGGGCATCTACAACGAGTTCACGGCCGTGCTGCCCGGGGCGCGCGGGCAGGGGCTCGCGCGGGCCCTGAAGCTGGAACTGGTGCGGCGCGCACAGCAGGCGGGCGTGACGTCCATGCGGACCAACAACCACGCCGCGAACGCCCCGATGCTGGCCGTGAACCGCCGCCTGGGGTTCCGGCCGCTGTCCGGCATGCTGGAACTGTGGCGCGCCCTCCCGTGACGGGCGCGGGGCGGGCCGGGGCTTTCGTTCGGCCGTCCGGCGGTCTATCATTCCGGGCGTGTATATGGTCGTGGAGGGCCCCATCGGGGTCGGGAAAACCAGTCTGACGCGGCGGCTGGCGGCACGGTACGGTGCCGAACTGAAGCTGGAGGTGGTCGAGGAGAACCCCTTCCTGGCCCCGTTCTACGAGAATCCGGCCGCGTTCGCGTTTCAGGTGCAGGTGTTCTTTCTGCTGTCGCGCTTCAAG
This genomic window contains:
- the hflX gene encoding GTPase HflX produces the protein MDKVLGNTSGLRSAQLKSLGNLYRRRLAPGTVTSPELARNLAELSHEIRREISVLIDRRGRVLSVSVADAKAAELPAVRRGEERLSGFHLLHTHPKGGGLSKNDLSTLFLNRLDAVAAVEVRPDGLPGNVHLAHLTPPGTVGEEEDWRIYPPKSPSDMEDFDLAGQVRALEEEIARASRVREAAPDKERALLVQIDQGEVDAEERLAELSELARTAGADVVYKELVSRRHLKAGTLVGAGKLEELTSRAYHLDAQTLVFGQELGAAQAREIEAATGLKIIDRTQLILDIFALHAQGVESRLQVELAQLRYMKPRLLGAGARLSRIGASGGSAAGGAIGTRGPGETKLELDRRRINDRISFLEAQLENVAVRREERRKNRSRNDVPVVSIVGYTNAGKSTLLNAFTHAAEEPRRVLAENKLFATLRPTSRQGYLEGIGPVVFTDTVGFIRDLPADLSRAFRATLEEIGDADLLLHVVDASAPDADARYGAVRRILSDLDLDDMPEVVALNKADHADPEALDRERMRMGGVAISAVSGQGLPWLRSVLADTLQRQAEAQAEQVALARQERVRIKAELERPSSNLRLGAGQYPHD
- a CDS encoding GNAT family N-acetyltransferase; this encodes MTIIRPYVTGDAEGWVRLTNLARGHALSVERFLQGELREGSAPWRVVAVTGGAQGETVVGVAELRAFPYIPAGWRQVTLAVTPDGRGCGVGRALEGAVRAEVERLQGTGEGPAGLAVNARDDDPDSRAWAERRGFALHAHRFASELDLRAAQPGPEWPDGVRVRDMTRATGADWARLEGMYADLLLQTPDLAGQPRWTPEQVRASVRDERSLPEWLLIAQGPPTPEGDGEWLGVCQGTRISTGIYNEFTAVLPGARGQGLARALKLELVRRAQQAGVTSMRTNNHAANAPMLAVNRRLGFRPLSGMLELWRALP